From the genome of Malus sylvestris chromosome 6, drMalSylv7.2, whole genome shotgun sequence, one region includes:
- the LOC126625473 gene encoding uncharacterized protein LOC126625473, giving the protein MTLLMLQFFIELPQRLGDEKLGRVQRFQNPLGIQELKKHPRHLLKHPKRRKAAVIKTSDPDPVPLPKTTRPTLTRKSKRARTTAPPKSSAPSAPVPEASRKKQQSSSGKKGKALSARSLSTICPRDKPISLPGRPSRGVMLHFVDEDSNLPSPVYEPPPSIVVSDNEPIVPEIPVASEVAISWVFACPTVDKPHSSPQDQTQGTGTGSGSALHSPAGGEESSRQPGISHLPSETPGLSQQAPRETSPPFGP; this is encoded by the exons ATGACTCTGCTGATGCTGCAATTCTTCATAGAGCTGCCGCAGAGGTTGGGAGACGAGAAGCTGGGGAGGGTGCAGAGGTTTCAGAATCCTTTGGGGATTCAGGAGCTGAAGAAACACCCGAGGCACTTATTAAAGCACCCTAAGCGAAGGAAAGCGGCTGTGATAAAGACTTCAGATCCTGATCCAGTACCTCTACCCAAAACCACACGACCAACTCTTACTAGAAAAAGTAAGAGAGCAAGAACTACCGCTCCTCCTAAGTCATCAGCCCCATCTGCTCCAGTTCCTGAGGCAAGCAGAAAGAAGCAACAATCCTCAA GCGGCAAGAAAGGAAAAGCTCTCTCCGCCCGAAGTCTATCCACAATTTGCCCGAGAGACAAGCCTATCTCCCTCCCAGGTCGACCCTCCAGAG GAGTTATGTTGCACTTCGTGGATGAGGACAGTAACTTG CCTTCTCCGGTATATGAGCCACCCCCTTCAATAGTGGTTTCAGATAATGAACCCATAGTCCCTGAGATCCCTGTAGCTTCAGAGGTAGCAATTTCGTGGGTATTTGCTTGCCCGACAGTTGATAAACCTCATTCTTCTCCTCAAGACCAAACTCAG GGCACTGGTACTGGTTCAGGTTCAGCTCTTCACTCTCCTGCTGGTGGTGAAGAATCTTCCCGCCAACCAGGAATTAGTCATCTTCCTAGTGAAACCCCAGGGCTGAGTCAG CAAGCTCCAAGAGAAACTTCCCCCCCATTTGGTCCGTAA
- the LOC126626841 gene encoding uncharacterized protein LOC126626841, whose protein sequence is MTQGEPFETNLNEPIWMIQTWLQWYFLEFQAANLEFLEGVAPARILAEAAPIDHSTFACFYFFRVRRTRSDLEWGASVLRRYPWFSDQVFQDAPGEDATPFCRDKFISCIQPRNLASGVRGNRYDRGLEVYHPNFCNRQLGFRQAIPVPFFDSVHCGTSFRLPTPSEVTFRVARRSLDVMSQAARKSIILNFECTSLFSSWWEDKWIKKYEGDLKETHDHLFNQLSLKSYPGSGELENWKEMIQEKNRSLLIGTSLSI, encoded by the coding sequence ATGACTCAAGGCGAGCCATTTGAGACTAACTTGAATGAACCTATATGGATGATACAAACTTGGCTTCAATGGTACTTTCTGGAATTTCAGGCTGCTAATCTGGAGTTCCTGGAGGGTGTGGCCCCTGCCCGAATCCTGGCTGAAGCTGCCCCCATAGATCATTCCACCTTTGCCTGCTTTTATTTCTTCAGAGTCCGTAGGACTCGATCAGATTTAGAATGGGGTGCGTCGGTCTTGAGAAGATATCCTTGGTTTTCTGACCAAGTCTTTCAAGATGCCCCTGGCGAGGATGCTACCCCCTTTTGCAGGGATAAATTTATTAGTTGCATTCAACCGAGAAACCTGGCCTCGGGAGTTCGGGGCAATAGATATGACCGAGGCTTGGAAGTGTACCATCCTAACTTTTGCAACAGGCAGTTAGGATTTAGACAGGCCATTCCTGTCCCGTTCTTCGACTCTGTCCATTGTGGCACTTCATTCCGGTTACCAACTCCATCTGAAGTGACATTCCGAGTTGCCCGACGCAGTCTTGACGTAATGAGTCAAGCGGCCCGAAAGTCCATCATTCTCAATTTTGAGTGCACCTCGCTCTTCTCTTCTTGGTGGGAAGACAAATGGATTAAGAAGTATGAAGGAGATTTGAAAGAGACTCACGATCACCTTTTCAACCAACTTTCACTTAAGTCATACCCTGGCTCGGGCGaacttgaaaattggaaggagaTGATCCAAGAGAAGAATCGGTCTCTTCTGATAGGTACTTCTCTTTCAATCTGA